A region of Thermovibrio ammonificans HB-1 DNA encodes the following proteins:
- the infB gene encoding translation initiation factor IF-2 has translation MRILSPEELAKRRRRRRKPIRREEGERGERKEGRPSRERRERPRRPERRRPQQETVTREQLEKLVASTQPQQHTKEKGKPKSEEEILAQRKREQKELEDQKKFEELMRKIEEKNRAKRKKRKKKKKEDQVEEVPFEELSEEEQLQRLIEEEERARTVVIPEVISVREFAEKLGVEPNQVLQDLISLGKFVAINQPIDFETAAKVAEKYDKVVKLEGAEEEEAALEAELAETPDREEDLKPRPPIITVMGHVDHGKTTLLDYIRNTKVAEREAGGITQHIGASVVEAQTSEGKKTLVFLDTPGHEAFTAMRARGAQVTDIAVLVVAADDGVMPQTIEAINHAKAAGVPIIVAINKIDKPGANPERVKQELTQHGLIPEDWGGDTVMVPVSAKTGEGVDELLEMIALQAELMELKANPNKPARGVVLEAKLDKKRGPVATLLVQQGTLKVGDPVVAGLYAGKIRAMFDDKGRPVKEAGPSMPVEVLGLENVPMAGDKFYVVESLEKARQIAEKRQELARQSALEKEKRVSLEELFSKMQAGEVKELNIVLKADAQGSIEAIRKSLEELSNDEVKVQVIHAGVGPITENDIMLAAASNAIVIGFNVRPDSAARKAAEREKVDVRTYRVIYDIVDEVKKAMQGLLEPEEKEVYLGSAEVRATFKVPKVGTVAGCYVRDGVIRRNANVRLVRDGVVIYEGKIASLKRFKDDVKEVQAGYECGVGLENFNDIKVGDVIECYTIEKVKREL, from the coding sequence GCAGCTTGAAAAGCTCGTAGCCTCCACTCAACCCCAGCAACACACAAAAGAGAAAGGGAAACCCAAGAGCGAAGAGGAGATTCTCGCCCAGAGGAAGCGTGAGCAGAAGGAGCTCGAGGACCAGAAAAAGTTCGAAGAGCTTATGCGCAAAATAGAGGAGAAAAACAGGGCCAAGAGGAAAAAACGTAAGAAGAAAAAGAAAGAGGACCAAGTAGAAGAGGTTCCCTTCGAGGAGCTCTCTGAAGAGGAGCAGCTCCAAAGGCTCATAGAGGAAGAAGAGCGGGCGAGAACGGTTGTAATACCGGAAGTAATCTCCGTTAGGGAGTTTGCCGAGAAGCTCGGCGTTGAGCCCAACCAGGTACTCCAGGACCTCATATCCCTCGGAAAGTTCGTAGCGATAAACCAGCCGATAGACTTTGAAACTGCCGCCAAAGTTGCAGAAAAGTACGACAAAGTTGTGAAGCTGGAAGGGGCAGAAGAGGAAGAAGCAGCACTTGAGGCAGAACTCGCAGAAACCCCAGACAGAGAGGAAGACCTTAAGCCCCGCCCGCCGATTATCACGGTTATGGGCCACGTAGACCACGGAAAGACAACCCTCTTAGACTACATAAGGAACACAAAAGTTGCCGAAAGAGAGGCCGGCGGTATAACCCAGCACATAGGTGCCTCCGTTGTAGAGGCCCAAACAAGTGAAGGGAAGAAGACCCTCGTATTCTTAGACACCCCCGGCCACGAGGCCTTTACCGCCATGAGGGCAAGGGGTGCCCAAGTTACAGATATAGCCGTTCTCGTTGTAGCCGCAGACGACGGCGTTATGCCCCAAACAATAGAGGCCATAAACCACGCAAAAGCCGCAGGGGTTCCCATAATCGTTGCAATAAACAAAATCGACAAGCCGGGAGCAAACCCTGAGAGGGTTAAGCAGGAGCTCACACAGCACGGCCTAATCCCCGAAGACTGGGGCGGAGATACAGTAATGGTTCCCGTATCGGCAAAAACCGGAGAGGGCGTAGACGAGCTCCTCGAGATGATTGCCCTTCAGGCCGAGCTGATGGAGCTCAAGGCGAACCCCAACAAACCCGCAAGGGGAGTTGTCCTTGAGGCGAAGCTGGACAAAAAGAGGGGACCGGTTGCAACCTTACTGGTTCAACAGGGAACCCTGAAAGTGGGAGATCCGGTAGTTGCCGGCCTGTACGCCGGAAAGATAAGGGCCATGTTCGACGATAAAGGCAGGCCCGTTAAAGAGGCCGGGCCCTCTATGCCCGTGGAAGTTCTGGGCCTTGAGAACGTTCCGATGGCCGGAGACAAGTTCTACGTTGTAGAGAGCCTCGAGAAGGCCCGTCAGATTGCCGAAAAGAGGCAAGAGCTTGCAAGACAATCGGCCCTTGAAAAGGAGAAGAGGGTATCCCTTGAGGAACTCTTCTCCAAGATGCAGGCAGGCGAGGTTAAGGAGCTCAACATAGTTCTAAAGGCCGACGCTCAGGGCTCTATAGAGGCGATACGCAAGTCCCTTGAGGAGCTCTCCAACGACGAGGTTAAAGTTCAGGTTATCCACGCAGGAGTGGGCCCGATAACCGAAAACGACATCATGCTTGCAGCGGCCTCTAACGCCATAGTTATAGGCTTTAACGTCCGTCCGGACTCTGCAGCAAGGAAAGCAGCAGAGAGGGAGAAAGTAGACGTTAGGACCTACAGGGTCATCTACGACATCGTAGACGAAGTTAAAAAGGCGATGCAGGGTCTCCTTGAACCTGAGGAGAAAGAGGTATACCTGGGCTCTGCTGAAGTCAGGGCAACCTTTAAGGTTCCGAAGGTTGGAACCGTGGCCGGCTGTTACGTCCGCGACGGCGTAATCAGGAGAAACGCAAATGTAAGGCTGGTAAGGGACGGCGTTGTAATCTACGAAGGTAAAATCGCCTCCCTCAAGAGGTTCAAAGACGACGTTAAAGAGGTTCAGGCCGGATACGAGTGCGGCGTAGGACTGGAGAACTTCAACGACATAAAGGTGGGCGACGTTATAGAGTGTTATACTATTGAAAAGGTTAAGCGAGAGCTTTAA
- a CDS encoding NYN domain-containing protein encodes MEERRIKTAIYVDFDNIYGALLSIYQMAPGKDRNELSPFQAQLLKLLIPEFLKLLKNGIIFTGGGEDIYQDSRCIKIFAEYHNLPYQARISPPLTHIVQEVGAVTHNPFIPSSKKGKGKNAADVALVLSVIEDLLIKRIPVDAVVIATCDIDLYPAIRWLKEHTGLSIILASFEGRINSIYLRTLNSGEIWFLNDGDENRDYTIRTLKNGLSAYLNLIENGDINAYPNDKDLKYLEGLKNIVTEKVSLKSELVVLIDKVKNLNRNGRERDVYVVFKEKLIKGLRGWLVKNGYAKTGLIIKNWLPRWNLGIDEMTANQYLKKVVEEELPRHPEIVFECQGEKDGVIIGTFKFRSTN; translated from the coding sequence TTGGAAGAAAGACGAATAAAAACGGCTATATACGTTGATTTCGACAATATATATGGTGCTCTTCTCTCAATCTATCAAATGGCTCCTGGAAAAGACAGGAATGAACTCTCTCCTTTTCAGGCCCAGTTATTGAAACTATTAATACCAGAATTCCTAAAACTATTAAAGAACGGAATTATTTTTACAGGAGGTGGAGAGGATATATACCAAGACTCGCGATGTATCAAAATATTTGCTGAGTATCACAATTTGCCCTATCAAGCTCGTATATCCCCTCCTTTAACACATATAGTACAAGAGGTTGGAGCCGTAACTCATAATCCTTTTATACCCTCTTCAAAAAAGGGGAAGGGTAAAAATGCAGCAGATGTAGCTTTGGTCCTTTCGGTAATAGAAGATTTGTTGATAAAGAGGATACCCGTGGACGCTGTTGTTATAGCAACTTGTGATATAGACCTTTATCCTGCAATAAGATGGCTTAAAGAGCACACGGGATTGTCCATTATCCTTGCCTCCTTTGAAGGAAGGATAAACTCTATCTACTTGAGGACTCTTAATTCTGGCGAGATATGGTTTTTGAATGATGGGGATGAGAACCGCGATTACACGATTAGAACGTTGAAAAATGGCCTTTCGGCCTACTTGAACTTGATAGAGAACGGGGATATTAATGCTTATCCTAATGATAAGGACTTGAAATATTTGGAGGGTTTGAAAAACATCGTGACTGAGAAGGTTTCTCTTAAATCTGAGCTTGTGGTTCTAATAGATAAAGTTAAAAACCTAAATAGAAATGGAAGAGAGAGGGATGTGTACGTTGTTTTCAAAGAGAAATTAATTAAGGGGCTTAGGGGTTGGCTTGTAAAAAATGGTTATGCTAAAACCGGTCTTATAATCAAAAATTGGTTGCCAAGATGGAATCTTGGAATAGATGAAATGACTGCAAATCAATATCTTAAGAAGGTTGTTGAAGAGGAACTTCCCCGCCATCCTGAGATTGTCTTTGAGTGCCAAGGAGAGAAAGACGGGGTTATAATAGGGACATTCAAGTTCAGATCTACAAACTAG
- a CDS encoding GGDEF domain-containing protein, whose protein sequence is MIEEFELKVREKGFIIFSVLAILFLSAFGAFNSLHSSLLGLFEILTATILALNLTFFLFSKDFQLASNIFLATLVIFFPLLTVISGTYNTGIFWIYLFPLIISFFKRPKEALKWIGAFTAILLLILVLNYFRIIKLPYSSEALNQALVVYFAVSIIAYFHSKLTTELLNNIHKMAVRDPLTGLYNRAFALSYLSQELEKLKRGELQNVCLAYVDLDNFKLVNDLLGHQVGDMVLSDVADILQNSFRRSDLVARLGGDEFVVICTNCNTEKIESRLKSVKNHIEERYRKFNLSMSYGLASAPQDGKEAEHLIKIADEKMYRFKKENKKRLRHHEGAQELREGESPL, encoded by the coding sequence ATGATTGAGGAGTTTGAGTTAAAAGTAAGAGAGAAAGGGTTCATAATATTCTCCGTTTTGGCAATCCTCTTCCTGTCGGCATTCGGTGCCTTCAACTCCCTCCACTCGAGCCTGCTTGGCCTGTTTGAAATATTGACTGCAACAATCCTGGCCTTGAACCTAACCTTTTTCCTCTTCTCCAAGGACTTCCAGCTGGCCTCAAACATCTTCCTGGCCACGCTGGTAATATTCTTCCCGCTACTTACCGTAATAAGCGGCACCTACAACACAGGTATCTTCTGGATATACCTCTTTCCGCTGATAATCTCGTTTTTCAAGCGTCCAAAGGAGGCCCTCAAGTGGATAGGGGCCTTCACGGCGATACTGCTCCTGATACTGGTTCTCAACTACTTCAGGATAATCAAGCTCCCCTACTCCAGCGAAGCCCTCAACCAGGCCCTTGTGGTCTACTTCGCCGTTTCGATAATTGCCTACTTTCACTCAAAGCTGACAACAGAGCTGCTAAACAACATCCATAAAATGGCGGTTAGAGACCCTCTAACAGGGCTTTACAACAGGGCATTTGCCCTCTCCTACCTGAGTCAGGAACTCGAGAAGCTGAAAAGGGGCGAGCTTCAGAACGTCTGCCTGGCCTACGTAGACCTGGACAACTTCAAACTCGTAAACGACCTCCTCGGCCACCAGGTAGGAGACATGGTCCTGAGCGACGTTGCAGACATCCTTCAAAACTCCTTCAGGCGGAGCGACCTTGTGGCCAGGCTGGGCGGAGACGAGTTCGTGGTAATCTGCACCAACTGCAACACGGAGAAGATAGAGAGCAGACTGAAGAGCGTAAAAAACCACATAGAGGAGCGCTACAGGAAGTTCAACCTCTCGATGAGCTACGGGCTGGCAAGCGCCCCCCAGGACGGCAAGGAGGCAGAGCACCTCATCAAGATAGCAGACGAGAAGATGTACAGGTTCAAGAAGGAGAACAAGAAGAGGCTCAGGCACCACGAAGGCGCTCAGGAGTTAAGGGAAGGGGAGAGCCCCCTGTAA
- a CDS encoding 1-phosphofructokinase family hexose kinase — MILSLCPNPSLDVYYYTQALKEDDTTRVENPFLSPGGKGVNAARVIARFCQDSYLALPLGGCTGECIKGMLEEEGVNSIIVETTSTTRVNTILEQRAKGKHILLAARGEPLTQEEQEKLNRAVCWELEPRVLILGGSVPPHLPNTYYREIILNYRGSETKIVVDADGELLKKAVEAAPFAIKPNKHELERLVGRPLMETKDFVKAAKEVVETGPEVVIVSLGEFGAICVTEEKAFRVIPPKVEVKNTVGAGDSLVGGFAYAIYSGEPLERAVAFGVACGTATVTREGTKLCTPELVEEILRKTAVEEIN, encoded by the coding sequence ATGATTCTCTCGCTCTGCCCCAACCCCAGCCTCGATGTCTACTACTACACCCAAGCCCTCAAAGAGGACGACACAACACGGGTCGAAAACCCATTTCTGTCTCCCGGAGGCAAGGGGGTAAACGCCGCAAGGGTAATTGCCCGCTTCTGCCAGGACTCCTACCTTGCACTCCCTTTGGGAGGCTGCACCGGCGAGTGTATAAAGGGAATGCTGGAAGAGGAAGGGGTAAACTCGATAATAGTCGAAACAACATCCACAACAAGGGTTAACACCATACTGGAGCAGAGGGCAAAGGGAAAACACATACTACTTGCAGCAAGGGGAGAGCCCCTTACCCAGGAGGAGCAGGAGAAACTGAACAGGGCGGTGTGTTGGGAGCTGGAACCCAGGGTTTTAATCTTGGGAGGAAGCGTCCCTCCCCACCTACCGAATACCTACTACCGGGAGATAATCCTAAACTACCGGGGCTCCGAAACGAAAATCGTTGTTGACGCAGACGGGGAGCTCTTGAAGAAAGCCGTAGAGGCGGCTCCCTTCGCGATAAAACCCAACAAACATGAACTCGAGAGGCTCGTAGGCAGACCCCTCATGGAAACCAAAGACTTCGTTAAAGCCGCAAAAGAGGTGGTAGAGACCGGCCCCGAAGTGGTAATAGTGAGCCTCGGGGAGTTCGGCGCAATCTGCGTAACCGAGGAAAAAGCCTTTAGGGTAATCCCCCCGAAAGTTGAGGTTAAAAACACGGTGGGAGCCGGAGACTCCCTTGTTGGAGGGTTTGCCTACGCGATTTACTCCGGAGAGCCCCTGGAAAGGGCCGTGGCCTTCGGGGTTGCCTGCGGAACGGCAACAGTTACGAGAGAGGGGACGAAGCTCTGCACCCCCGAGCTAGTAGAGGAAATCCTCAGGAAAACCGCAGTAGAGGAGATAAACTAA
- a CDS encoding ribonucleotide-diphosphate reductase subunit beta codes for MKPRPIFNPEGNDDPAKRGILKGNTTNIFNLNVIKYPWATKLYRVMMANFWIPETVDLTQDVQDYKELTDDERQAYDEILSFLVFLDSIQTTNIPNIAAYVKAPEITIDLSIHAYQEAIHSQSYGYTIESVVPAEKREEVYYWWKKDPILFERNKYIADIYQKFLEEPTLENYGEVLIGNYLLEGLYFYNGFMFFYNLASRNLMQGTADIIRYINRDELTHVILFEHFMKDLTDEGFKKYLTKDKIYDMFRIAVDQEQRFSKKVIGNKILGMNEQSIEDYTFYIANKRLKALGLEPIFPDRGNPYEHLERIADTGGEANVKANFFEATVTSYNQANAVEGWDEI; via the coding sequence ATGAAACCCCGTCCGATTTTCAACCCGGAAGGAAACGACGACCCCGCAAAGAGGGGAATCCTCAAGGGGAACACCACGAACATCTTCAACCTGAACGTTATTAAGTACCCCTGGGCCACGAAGCTCTACAGGGTTATGATGGCCAACTTCTGGATACCCGAGACCGTTGACCTCACCCAGGACGTTCAAGACTATAAAGAGCTGACCGACGATGAGCGTCAGGCTTACGATGAGATTCTCTCCTTTCTGGTTTTCTTAGATTCCATTCAGACTACCAACATACCCAACATAGCCGCCTACGTTAAGGCCCCCGAAATTACGATTGACCTTTCTATACACGCCTACCAGGAGGCGATTCACTCCCAGAGCTACGGCTACACGATAGAGAGCGTTGTTCCCGCCGAGAAGCGGGAAGAGGTTTACTACTGGTGGAAAAAGGACCCGATTCTCTTTGAGAGGAATAAATACATTGCGGACATCTACCAGAAGTTCCTCGAGGAACCCACCCTTGAGAACTACGGAGAGGTTCTCATAGGCAACTACCTCCTTGAAGGGCTTTACTTCTACAACGGTTTTATGTTCTTCTACAACCTTGCATCAAGGAACTTGATGCAGGGAACTGCCGACATAATCCGCTACATAAACAGGGACGAGCTTACCCACGTTATCCTCTTTGAGCACTTCATGAAAGACCTTACAGACGAGGGCTTTAAGAAGTACCTGACGAAGGACAAGATTTACGACATGTTCAGGATAGCCGTTGACCAGGAGCAGCGGTTCAGCAAGAAGGTTATAGGGAACAAAATCCTCGGAATGAACGAGCAGTCTATAGAGGACTACACCTTCTACATAGCCAATAAGCGCCTTAAGGCCCTCGGTCTTGAACCCATATTCCCCGACAGGGGCAACCCCTACGAGCACCTTGAGAGGATTGCCGATACGGGCGGAGAGGCAAACGTTAAGGCAAACTTCTTTGAGGCCACCGTTACGAGCTACAACCAGGCAAACGCCGTTGAAGGGTGGGATGAAATTTAG